The Merismopedia glauca CCAP 1448/3 sequence CCCCAGTCCCTAATCAACAATCAACAATCAACATTGTATTAAGCTATAGATAGCAGTATTTAAGTATATTTAACCCAGAAAATATGCAAATTTTAACTAAAAACGATTTAAAAAATATTTATGAACTTGACGAGCATCTCTGGTTGCAAGAAACGATTAAAATCCTCAAAGAAAATCGTTTAAATGACCTAGATGTAGATAATTTGATTGAAGAATTAGAAGACTTGAGTAAGAAAGATAGAAATCGAGTCAGCAATTTTCTAGAACAAATAGTTAGACATATTTTATTACTGCAATATTGGACAATAGAATATGAAAGAAACCAAAATCACTGGCGAGCAGAAATACAAAGTTTTCGGACTCAACTCAGAAAATATTTAACCACTAATTTACATAACCATCTAACTGATGAACTAGAATTAATCTATCAAGATGGTTTGGAATATGTTCGAGAAAAAGCGGGATTTTCGGTAGATTTTCCTCAAAATTGTCCCTATACACTAGAACAGCTATTAGATAAAAATTGGTTTCCTGGTCACTAAAAAAGTCATAATAGGTAGGAGATACAAACTCCTACCTATGGTTTCTCAGCCTCAAAAACAGCTATGCCTGACAAGCAGGAACCCGCACGGGTAAAGATTTGACTAAACTTAACCAAGTACCTTCATTAGTCAAATAGCCAAGTTCTGCTACATAGTCGAGATTATCTACAGGAATGCTAACGTGTCGATCCCAGTCTAATTCATTGCATTCAAGCTGCTGGATACTAGAGGGAGGGAGTTCGCTGAAATCGCGATCGCTAGATTCATAAACTCGTAACATCAACTGAGTACCACCTTGTTGACGTAATACCTCCTTTTCCTCATCAGGAACTTCCCAATAAGCATAAGCTTCCTGGCAGTTACGAGGCACCAAAACGATCCGACTTTTTGGCTCAACTTCGCTACTACCAAAACCCATAAATGAGCTTGCTGCTGCTGCGGCTCCAGTAGCAACACCAGCAGCCATCGGAAATACGCTACTTTGTAGGGTAGTGGAACTATCTTGAAATCTAGTGG is a genomic window containing:
- a CDS encoding DUF29 domain-containing protein; amino-acid sequence: MQILTKNDLKNIYELDEHLWLQETIKILKENRLNDLDVDNLIEELEDLSKKDRNRVSNFLEQIVRHILLLQYWTIEYERNQNHWRAEIQSFRTQLRKYLTTNLHNHLTDELELIYQDGLEYVREKAGFSVDFPQNCPYTLEQLLDKNWFPGH